The sequence below is a genomic window from Kitasatospora kifunensis.
ATCGAGGCTCGTCATCTCCGTGTCCTGCGCGCGGTCGCCCGCACCGGCTCCTTCTCCGCCGCGTCGCGTGAGCTGGGCTGCACCCAGCCGGCGGTCAGCCAGCAGATGAAGGCGCTGGAGAAGGCGGTGGGTCTGCCGCTGGTGGCCCGCTCCGGGCGCGGGGTGCAGCTGAGCGAGGCCGGTGAGGTGCTGCTCAAGCACGCCGCGGGGATCCTGGCCGGTCTCTCGGCAGCCGAGCAGGAGGTGGCCGCGATCGCGGGCCTGCGGGCCGGACGGGTGCGGCTGGTCTCGTTCCCGACCGCGAGTTCCACCCTGGTGCCGCCCGCCGTCGCCCGACTGCGCGACGCCCATCCGGGGGTGCGCGTGTCGCTGGTGGAGGCCGAGCCGCCGGAGTCGCTGGCGATGCTGCGCGGTGGCGAGTGCGAGATCGCGTTGGCCTTCCGCTACCCGGGGGAGAACTCCGGCTCCCCGGAACCCGCCGCCGCCCCCGTGCACGGCGCCTCACGGGCCGCGCGGGCCGCCGCGGTGCTGGCCGCGGCCGAGACGGCGGCTGCGGGCGACTGGTCCGAGCTGGTGGTCCGCCCGCTACTGGCGGATCCGCTGGTCGGTCTGCTGCCGGTCGGCCACCCGCTGGCCGACCGTGGCGAGGGGCACCCGGTGGAGCTGGCCGAGCTGGCCGAGGAGCAGTGGATCGCGGGCTGCCCGCAGTGTCGCGGCCATCTGGTGGAGCTCTGCGCCGCTGCGGGCTTCGCGCCCCGGATCGACTTCGCGACCGA
It includes:
- a CDS encoding LysR substrate-binding domain-containing protein; this encodes MIEARHLRVLRAVARTGSFSAASRELGCTQPAVSQQMKALEKAVGLPLVARSGRGVQLSEAGEVLLKHAAGILAGLSAAEQEVAAIAGLRAGRVRLVSFPTASSTLVPPAVARLRDAHPGVRVSLVEAEPPESLAMLRGGECEIALAFRYPGENSGSPEPAAAPVHGASRAARAAAVLAAAETAAAGDWSELVVRPLLADPLVGLLPVGHPLADRGEGHPVELAELAEEQWIAGCPQCRGHLVELCAAAGFAPRIDFATDDYPAVVGLVAAGLGVAVLPSLALAAVRPDAVAAVPVHAASGGPAVREVVALTLPDLAEVPAVALMLDRLATVAAGR